The Leptospiraceae bacterium genome includes the window AATCATTTGGATGTTTTGACTGCTTGTGCACATGCACTTGGCGACTTTAACAGAAACAGCATCCCGGCTACTAAGGCTTTGTTAGAAAGGTTGAGCAAGGATTATACAAAAGAGAACAGAACATCAGAGGATGTAAGGACTGTATCAGTGGTTGTGAACGCCCTTGGCAAGTTAGGCTCCAAGCAATCATTTATCCCTCTTATGAAAGTACTTCAATCGGGGTATCCGGTTTCTGTAAAAAAAGAGGCTCAGATTGCGATAGATCGACTTCGTTGGTGAGATAGGTTTTTAGCGTGAAATATTTTTTAGAGAATCTTTTCTTTTATTTTACGCATTCTTTTCTTTATCGTCTAAGTTTTTCTTTTTATTTTCCGATAATAAATAATAGAAAACTCAGAAATTTCAATAGGCTTTGGTTTTTTTGAGAAGATTGGAGAGTCTTGTTAGGTAGAAATGATTGATCCTGAAATAAAGACAGAAAAAATAGTAACCCAGAATAAAACTTTTTTGATTGACTTAAAAAAAAATCAAGCGGGTTATTATCTAAAAGTTTCAGAATGGTCAAATAGTAAAAAATCATCTATTTTTATTCCTGCGGAGGGAATAGATCG containing:
- a CDS encoding DNA-binding protein; this encodes MDPEIKTEKIVTQNKTFLIDLKKNQAGYYLKVSEWSNSKKSSIFIPAEGIDRMVEILESYKALILSEG